Proteins from a single region of Longimicrobiales bacterium:
- a CDS encoding lipocalin-like domain-containing protein, which produces MRTIKLPLLVGGLLSVAACAQPAAEMTTDENQGLYGGWIVSEWVMPEAEVVAMPAEQGLFLFTESGHYSMMWVPSTDRSHLPTSNSEPTDAQLAEAYMSFVANSGRYTVTNGVITYEASLARDAAYMSRFEPLGGEGNARSMSYTLNEDGTLTIEFMSGDEYSSGVMATLRRPVDLDPYYMDESEGEHN; this is translated from the coding sequence ATGAGAACTATCAAACTACCACTGCTCGTTGGGGGCCTGTTGAGCGTGGCGGCGTGTGCCCAGCCTGCCGCAGAAATGACCACTGATGAGAACCAGGGTCTATATGGAGGATGGATCGTCTCAGAATGGGTCATGCCAGAGGCGGAAGTAGTCGCTATGCCTGCGGAACAGGGCTTATTCTTGTTCACGGAGTCTGGTCACTACAGCATGATGTGGGTTCCGTCCACAGACCGCTCCCATTTACCAACGTCTAACAGCGAACCAACAGACGCACAGTTAGCGGAAGCATACATGAGCTTTGTTGCTAACTCGGGCCGCTACACGGTGACAAATGGTGTGATCACCTATGAGGCTTCTCTAGCCAGAGATGCAGCGTACATGTCACGTTTCGAGCCGTTGGGTGGCGAAGGAAATGCTCGTAGTATGAGTTATACCCTGAACGAAGATGGTACGCTTACTATAGAATTTATGTCTGGAGATGAGTACAGCTCTGGTGTGATGGCAACACTTAGAAGACCTGTAGATCTTGATCCTTACTACATGGATGAGTCGGAAGGGGAACACAATTGA